In Saccharolobus solfataricus, a genomic segment contains:
- a CDS encoding COG1361 S-layer family protein encodes MKKSLIILLFVILSPITYLTLPLSSQSTPIQGYATSSELITPGEIEVPITFHLINLGQTLTEVTITPADTYPFYLYPYNNGTELTHIPLWNQGQTVNVTYLFDIASTAKTGTYTDVVVVQGITTSGTQVTYDVLVPVVIAGYVNFSASSVWGTTSNPMVVGPGENNIPLTIILQNLGNSLVTNITLELNSQFPVGFLQNNATISAIPAGYYGEVTVMTSVYPNATEGLYYIKLNVIYYHNATTTVLVPIDIGSSNQVSLEDAWGTPSDPMVAAPGETLLPLTIYVKNLGENLLSNVMLILQSHYPIQFLQNYTMIGFVPAGGYNYVTVVANVYKNVTPGVYYVPITLVAYDGGFMQTFEMPVYVLGYVNFSASSVWGTTSNPMVVGPGENNIPLTIILQNSGIVTVTNATLFLQSQYPVQFLQNNVTLGNVPAGYPIPVTVLANVYPNVTNTGVYYITAKVMYYDGVIQYVKVPIYIESLNQVSVEGIWGSLSNPILVAPGENNVPLTLVIKNLGENLLSNVSLILQSHYPIQFLQQNASVGFVPAGSYNYVTVTANVFPNATPGVYYIPATLVAYGGFKENIMITVDILGYVTIQAQSLWGEVTSPITVSSGETDVPLTVLLKNTGDVNILNATLVFQNVEYPLIFHQATAQIGIVPAGQENYATVTVSVFPNATPGVYYIPATLYYFNHQTTITVPITIYSPNISVNLVTIPPQVFPSYYDVRLLVILTNFGGGIAENANVSIQSPFQVISSNPLHLGALPVGVPINATFLINVPNNTVPKIYIVNITINYDGGKETYQYPLQIYPKANLIVVGVSYPSLSAGDSNVPITITLKNAGNSTAKNVIVRLGTSNLIYPHVSSSNPLQALTASEVFAGDIAPGQAINVTFVVDVSGGASAGTYPLAIALIWNQTGALFPFEQSDTFYVTISPPFYEQFFKSPIGIITIIVIIVIIIVIAAVLLRVRNKRR; translated from the coding sequence GTGAAAAAGAGTTTGATAATATTACTTTTTGTAATATTATCTCCTATAACATATTTAACATTACCACTATCCTCACAATCCACTCCTATTCAAGGATATGCGACAAGTAGTGAGTTGATAACACCCGGCGAAATTGAGGTACCAATAACCTTTCATTTGATTAACTTAGGTCAAACCTTAACTGAGGTTACAATAACCCCTGCAGATACTTATCCGTTTTACCTTTACCCCTATAATAATGGAACTGAACTTACACACATACCCTTGTGGAATCAAGGACAGACAGTAAATGTTACTTACTTGTTTGATATAGCTAGTACTGCTAAGACTGGTACATATACTGATGTAGTTGTAGTTCAAGGTATCACTACCTCTGGTACCCAAGTAACTTATGATGTTTTAGTACCAGTAGTAATAGCTGGCTATGTTAATTTCTCCGCATCATCAGTATGGGGAACAACATCAAACCCAATGGTAGTAGGACCAGGAGAAAACAACATCCCACTAACAATAATACTACAAAACTTAGGTAATTCGTTAGTCACCAATATAACATTAGAACTAAACTCACAGTTTCCAGTTGGATTCCTACAAAATAACGCTACAATTTCCGCAATACCAGCAGGATATTATGGAGAGGTAACTGTAATGACTTCAGTATATCCTAATGCAACTGAAGGTTTGTATTACATCAAGCTAAATGTAATATACTATCATAATGCGACTACTACAGTATTAGTACCTATTGATATAGGATCATCTAATCAAGTGTCACTAGAGGACGCATGGGGTACACCATCAGACCCGATGGTAGCTGCGCCTGGTGAAACTTTACTTCCCCTCACTATTTACGTAAAGAATCTTGGCGAGAACCTACTATCCAATGTCATGTTAATATTGCAATCTCACTATCCAATTCAATTCCTCCAAAATTACACAATGATAGGTTTCGTACCAGCTGGAGGTTATAATTACGTTACAGTAGTAGCAAACGTCTATAAGAACGTAACACCTGGAGTATATTACGTACCAATAACCTTAGTGGCATACGATGGAGGGTTCATGCAGACTTTTGAAATGCCAGTCTACGTTTTAGGCTATGTTAATTTCTCCGCATCATCAGTATGGGGAACAACATCAAACCCAATGGTAGTAGGACCAGGAGAAAACAACATCCCACTAACAATAATACTACAAAACTCTGGGATAGTTACTGTAACTAACGCAACCTTGTTCCTACAATCACAGTATCCGGTACAGTTTCTACAGAACAATGTAACCCTTGGGAACGTCCCAGCCGGCTATCCTATACCAGTAACAGTACTAGCAAACGTTTATCCTAACGTAACAAATACCGGTGTTTACTACATAACCGCAAAAGTGATGTATTACGATGGTGTGATACAATATGTAAAGGTCCCAATATATATAGAGTCACTAAATCAAGTTTCGGTAGAGGGTATATGGGGTTCTTTATCTAATCCAATACTGGTAGCTCCGGGTGAGAACAATGTACCACTAACGCTAGTGATAAAGAATCTTGGTGAAAACCTACTATCAAACGTAAGCCTAATATTGCAATCTCATTATCCGATACAATTCCTCCAGCAAAACGCCTCCGTTGGTTTCGTTCCCGCTGGTAGCTACAATTACGTAACAGTGACGGCCAACGTGTTTCCAAATGCAACTCCAGGAGTATACTACATACCAGCAACCCTAGTGGCTTATGGTGGATTTAAGGAAAACATAATGATAACTGTTGATATCCTAGGATATGTTACAATACAAGCTCAAAGCTTGTGGGGAGAAGTAACATCCCCAATAACGGTCTCCTCAGGTGAGACTGATGTACCTTTAACGGTTTTACTCAAAAACACTGGTGACGTTAATATTCTTAATGCTACCCTAGTTTTCCAGAACGTAGAGTATCCATTAATCTTCCATCAGGCCACTGCACAAATCGGTATTGTACCAGCTGGTCAAGAGAATTATGCAACAGTTACTGTAAGTGTGTTTCCAAATGCAACTCCAGGAGTATACTACATACCAGCAACTCTATATTACTTCAATCATCAAACCACAATAACAGTTCCAATAACAATTTATTCACCTAATATTTCAGTAAATTTAGTAACTATTCCACCTCAAGTATTTCCTAGCTATTATGATGTTAGATTATTGGTAATTTTAACAAACTTTGGAGGTGGTATAGCGGAAAACGCTAACGTGAGCATTCAATCACCATTCCAAGTTATATCTTCTAATCCACTACACTTAGGAGCACTACCAGTGGGAGTCCCCATCAATGCCACATTTCTTATTAATGTTCCAAATAATACAGTGCCTAAAATCTACATTGTAAACATTACTATTAACTATGATGGTGGAAAAGAAACGTATCAATATCCATTACAGATATATCCCAAGGCTAATCTGATAGTAGTAGGAGTTTCTTATCCTTCACTAAGTGCAGGAGACAGCAACGTGCCAATTACAATAACTCTTAAAAACGCTGGAAATTCGACAGCTAAGAACGTTATAGTTAGGCTAGGAACTTCCAATCTAATATATCCTCATGTGAGTTCATCAAACCCATTGCAAGCATTAACAGCATCTGAGGTATTCGCTGGAGATATTGCACCCGGACAAGCAATAAATGTAACTTTTGTAGTCGATGTAAGTGGTGGAGCGTCTGCTGGAACTTACCCATTAGCAATTGCTTTGATATGGAATCAAACTGGTGCACTATTTCCATTTGAGCAGTCTGATACATTCTACGTAACAATATCTCCTCCATTCTATGAACAGTTCTTTAAATCACCTATTGGCATAATAACAATTATAGTAATAATAGTTATAATTATAGTGATTGCTGCCGTACTCCTAAGAGTAAGAAATAAAAGAAGATAA
- a CDS encoding trimeric intracellular cation channel family protein — MYMILELLNIIGIIAFTISGSLKGTNKGLDIFGVVTLGVITSYAGGIIADILLGIYPPQILKELNYLLLSVGISIFVFYFYKWLQTNPIKMIIAISDAVGLSTFATLGASLAYSYGLNPISVGLIAAIVGTGGGVIRDVLVNEIPMVLTKEIYATAALLSGFIYYFTTPYLHHDSLFVAFLGSFLLRILSIKYNFNLPKREDNKS, encoded by the coding sequence ATGTATATGATCCTAGAATTACTTAACATAATTGGTATAATTGCATTTACAATTTCTGGTTCTCTTAAGGGAACTAATAAGGGACTAGATATTTTTGGTGTTGTAACTCTAGGTGTAATAACTAGTTATGCCGGAGGTATAATTGCAGATATCTTACTGGGCATATATCCACCACAGATACTAAAGGAATTGAATTACCTACTACTAAGTGTAGGTATTTCCATTTTCGTCTTTTACTTCTATAAATGGTTACAGACTAATCCTATAAAGATGATAATTGCGATAAGTGATGCAGTAGGACTTTCAACTTTTGCTACATTAGGTGCATCATTAGCTTACTCTTATGGGTTAAATCCAATATCAGTTGGATTAATTGCGGCTATTGTTGGCACTGGTGGAGGTGTGATAAGAGATGTTCTTGTAAACGAAATTCCTATGGTACTTACAAAGGAAATATATGCTACTGCAGCCCTTCTTAGTGGATTTATATACTATTTCACTACTCCTTATTTACATCATGATAGTTTATTTGTAGCTTTTCTGGGTTCATTTTTATTGAGAATACTTTCAATAAAATACAATTTTAATTTACCTAAAAGGGAAGACAACAAAAGCTAA
- the sul7s gene encoding winged-helix single-stranded DNA-binding protein Sul7s has product MEDVKQSVEKIIKDREWITFNDLLKYIPYPAPEVYNALSQLIKENKVGRRGRYFYYIKR; this is encoded by the coding sequence ATGGAAGATGTTAAACAGTCTGTAGAAAAAATAATAAAGGATAGGGAGTGGATAACATTTAATGACTTATTGAAATATATACCGTACCCTGCCCCAGAAGTTTACAATGCGTTGTCCCAACTTATTAAGGAAAATAAGGTAGGCAGAAGAGGGAGATATTTCTACTATATAAAGAGATAG
- a CDS encoding DUF1634 domain-containing protein, which yields MDFNNIIGNTLRIGVIISAIIIIFGVALLFVNNGSNGFTITQISSSNSIVNSSIFKPSEIFSGLPKLYGLDYIYLGLMVLIATPVLRVLLGIAQFASERNKLYTIITIIVFFNLMFAIFLLPIIIGK from the coding sequence ATGGACTTTAACAATATTATAGGTAATACGTTAAGAATAGGCGTAATAATTAGTGCAATAATAATAATTTTCGGAGTTGCTCTACTATTTGTGAATAATGGTTCAAACGGCTTTACTATCACTCAGATATCAAGTTCAAATTCAATTGTTAATAGTTCAATTTTCAAACCCTCTGAAATATTTAGTGGACTGCCTAAGCTATACGGTTTAGATTATATATACTTAGGCTTAATGGTTCTAATAGCTACCCCCGTACTTAGAGTGTTATTAGGGATTGCGCAGTTTGCGTCAGAGAGAAATAAGCTATATACAATAATAACTATAATTGTATTTTTTAATCTAATGTTTGCTATATTTCTATTGCCTATAATTATAGGTAAATAA
- a CDS encoding sulfite exporter TauE/SafE family protein, producing the protein MLTPIEFFVTVVLISALSGILGALTGLGGATFLVPIYTLYLNVPIAYASGASLISTIATSSGAASAYVKDRITNVKIGMGLEIATTTGSIAGALTVAYIYAHHLEFIVYIVFGIVLLSQVYVQLAKSKFELPKPIKPDWTTRVFELYGKYYDTVLKQEVEYHGVRWWLGEIIMFFAGFISGLLGIGSGALKVLGMDWAMNLPMKVSTTTSNFMIGVTAATGSSIYWIFGYIQPFLAAGTALGVLIGAFVGTKILVRVTNKTIRYIFTAILIFLGIQMILRGFGYGL; encoded by the coding sequence ATGTTGACGCCAATAGAATTTTTTGTTACAGTTGTGCTAATAAGTGCTCTTTCAGGTATACTAGGCGCTTTAACCGGTTTAGGTGGAGCCACGTTTTTAGTACCAATTTATACATTATATCTAAATGTGCCTATTGCCTATGCTTCTGGAGCTAGTCTAATCTCAACCATAGCAACCTCTAGTGGTGCAGCAAGTGCTTACGTTAAGGATAGAATAACTAACGTCAAAATAGGAATGGGACTTGAAATAGCTACTACAACAGGCTCTATAGCTGGAGCCTTAACAGTGGCCTATATTTACGCTCATCACTTGGAATTTATAGTATACATTGTCTTTGGAATTGTCTTACTTTCCCAGGTTTATGTACAACTTGCTAAGTCTAAATTTGAACTTCCTAAACCCATTAAGCCAGATTGGACAACTAGAGTTTTTGAGCTCTATGGGAAATATTACGATACAGTCCTAAAACAAGAGGTTGAATATCATGGTGTTAGATGGTGGTTAGGTGAAATAATTATGTTCTTTGCTGGTTTCATCTCTGGTTTGTTGGGAATAGGTTCCGGTGCGCTCAAGGTTTTAGGTATGGATTGGGCTATGAACTTACCGATGAAAGTTAGTACTACTACTAGTAACTTCATGATTGGCGTGACAGCTGCAACTGGGAGCTCAATTTACTGGATATTCGGATACATACAGCCATTTTTGGCAGCAGGTACTGCATTGGGTGTTTTAATTGGTGCGTTTGTTGGGACTAAAATATTAGTTAGAGTTACAAATAAAACTATAAGGTACATTTTTACTGCAATTCTCATCTTTCTAGGAATTCAAATGATACTAAGGGGGTTCGGATATGGACTTTAA
- the queC gene encoding 7-cyano-7-deazaguanine synthase QueC, with the protein MCSVSGVLILNPKNFEKVELKLASILKKAEDRGRDSFGIVVIQKDGTVKVRKSIGKPSEKEELLYGILDEDSRVVIANNRAEPTTEYVRQKTEDDIQPFIGDRYIVTHNGIIANDLELEKKYELKRKTKIDSAILPLLLDKTWDGNLEALKGILEQIKGSFALVIGDKKNPDRIFLAQNFKPLYMAYDHSLESLFFTSLDEYFDAKPFDPVNITKLEPYSVVMVTSNKLITTLPIMEKRKKYRVLVVASGGLDSTVAATKLLREGHEVTLIHFNYHHKAEEKEREAVRKIAEYLQIPLLEINTDLFKIIGHATLIKGGGEIVKDRKGEEGAEFAHEWVPARNLIFFSVSLAIAEAYGYDAIASGINLEEAGAYPDNEMEFIRMLNKLSPYATGPNKRIEILMPVGNLVKHEIVKLGYEIGAPLHLTWSCYEGGQKHCGKCGPCYMRKMAFRINGLKDPVEYDEE; encoded by the coding sequence GTGTGCAGTGTATCTGGAGTCCTCATATTAAACCCTAAAAATTTTGAGAAAGTTGAGCTGAAATTAGCTAGTATCCTCAAAAAGGCAGAAGATAGGGGTAGGGACAGTTTTGGTATTGTTGTAATTCAAAAGGATGGTACAGTAAAAGTAAGAAAATCCATAGGAAAGCCCTCAGAAAAAGAGGAATTACTATACGGCATTTTAGATGAAGACTCTAGGGTTGTCATAGCTAATAATAGGGCAGAACCCACTACTGAATACGTTAGACAGAAAACTGAGGACGACATTCAACCTTTTATTGGAGACAGATATATTGTAACTCATAATGGAATAATCGCAAATGATTTAGAATTAGAGAAAAAATATGAATTAAAAAGAAAAACTAAGATAGATAGTGCAATTCTTCCACTACTTTTGGACAAGACGTGGGACGGTAATCTTGAAGCACTAAAGGGAATATTAGAGCAAATCAAAGGAAGTTTTGCTTTGGTTATAGGAGATAAGAAAAACCCTGATAGAATATTTCTAGCTCAGAACTTTAAGCCATTATACATGGCTTATGACCACTCGTTGGAGTCCCTATTCTTTACATCTCTTGACGAATATTTTGATGCAAAACCATTCGACCCAGTAAATATAACTAAATTGGAACCATATTCGGTAGTAATGGTCACTTCGAATAAACTAATAACTACGTTGCCTATCATGGAAAAAAGAAAGAAGTATAGGGTACTTGTTGTGGCAAGTGGTGGGTTAGATTCCACTGTAGCAGCAACTAAACTTCTAAGAGAAGGTCATGAAGTTACTCTAATACACTTTAATTACCACCATAAGGCTGAGGAAAAGGAAAGAGAGGCCGTGAGGAAAATTGCCGAATATTTGCAAATACCACTGCTTGAAATAAATACAGATTTATTCAAAATAATAGGTCATGCCACGTTAATAAAGGGAGGAGGAGAGATAGTTAAGGATAGGAAAGGAGAAGAAGGAGCAGAGTTTGCACATGAATGGGTTCCTGCAAGAAATCTAATTTTCTTCTCTGTTTCATTAGCAATTGCCGAAGCCTATGGATATGATGCCATAGCATCTGGAATAAATTTAGAGGAAGCTGGAGCTTATCCAGATAACGAGATGGAATTCATAAGGATGTTAAATAAGTTAAGCCCATATGCAACTGGTCCAAACAAGAGAATTGAGATATTAATGCCAGTTGGTAATTTAGTAAAGCACGAAATAGTAAAGCTGGGATACGAAATTGGTGCCCCACTACATTTGACCTGGAGCTGTTATGAAGGTGGGCAAAAACATTGTGGGAAATGTGGGCCTTGTTATATGAGGAAGATGGCGTTTAGGATCAATGGACTTAAAGATCCAGTTGAATATGATGAAGAGTGA
- a CDS encoding DEAD/DEAH box helicase, producing the protein MEILSEVNDKLKTFNAKIAHVHTETFLEPEYGPSINEIDIDDKLKKSIIEYGIERLYKYQYDAYRKIKNKENVMIISGTGTGKTEAFLIPILDLALKGERSVLVYPTKALARDQLTRVYKLARELGLNVGIFDGDTPEKERERLYRNPPHILITNPDMIHLGLALSTRFRFLLRTADHFIFDEVHVYEGVLGAHIRNLADRIKEFKNDIHIVASSATVGATKYLFEELFGVEGEIIEGIRRRKGIAIHSIIDSGNSSRWTLAAYLAAVLVKNGLKVLVFTDSQQMAELVAKIADRFRVNLEVHRAGLIAEERIKVEEKLRNGELDGVVATPTLELGIDIGTIDAVIMAENPPSYTKYVQRAGRAGRRNNAGLVFTILGDDPIDSYYLRHPEEFFTRKIQALTFDPTNIEVIKIHALAYLAEKYRVKLNNLPPLWKKAYEILATESRAKIVGSYVLATPETKKYVATTSLRSVGPIVRIYEDKKKIGERELPAALHDLYPNAVYLISKKTYIIEEFDIDRLIAKVRKVNSELSYYTKPLYSMDLLEFNKKDEREVYGEKVEYGDMKLVMRVEGYVTYDVYSKRGKNEYFYENPISFTYNTKGLLIYHPLIDDFTLIDHMETYHATEHVLISAARVAAGASLTDLGGISYPSGHVVIYDSSIGGSGVSKLLFERLEQAYEVALDIVKSCNCEDGCPNCVYSPYCGNNNKYLSRKKSLRLIDGLIKGTIKGVNKDREGNPIA; encoded by the coding sequence GTGGAGATTCTAAGTGAAGTAAATGACAAGCTAAAAACGTTTAACGCTAAGATAGCTCACGTTCATACAGAAACTTTTCTGGAACCGGAATATGGACCATCCATAAACGAAATAGATATTGATGATAAGCTAAAGAAATCTATTATAGAATATGGAATAGAGAGATTATATAAATATCAATATGATGCATACCGAAAAATAAAAAATAAGGAAAACGTCATGATCATATCAGGTACTGGAACCGGTAAAACTGAAGCATTTTTAATCCCAATTCTAGACCTAGCATTAAAGGGCGAAAGAAGTGTTTTAGTTTATCCTACAAAAGCTCTAGCAAGGGATCAACTTACTAGAGTTTACAAATTAGCAAGAGAATTAGGATTGAATGTTGGGATTTTCGATGGAGATACACCGGAAAAAGAGAGAGAAAGATTGTATAGAAATCCTCCTCACATACTAATAACTAATCCAGATATGATACATTTAGGCCTAGCTTTAAGTACTAGATTCAGGTTTTTGTTAAGAACTGCTGATCATTTTATATTTGATGAAGTTCATGTATATGAAGGCGTTTTAGGTGCTCATATAAGAAATCTAGCTGATAGAATCAAGGAATTTAAGAACGATATTCATATAGTAGCGTCAAGTGCCACAGTAGGCGCTACAAAATACTTGTTTGAGGAGCTGTTCGGGGTTGAGGGGGAAATAATAGAGGGGATAAGAAGAAGAAAAGGAATCGCAATACATAGCATTATTGATAGTGGTAATTCTAGTAGGTGGACGTTGGCTGCTTATTTGGCGGCAGTTCTAGTTAAAAATGGGCTAAAAGTACTAGTGTTTACTGATTCTCAACAGATGGCAGAGTTAGTAGCTAAGATAGCTGATAGATTTAGAGTAAATCTAGAGGTGCATAGAGCAGGTTTAATTGCAGAAGAAAGGATAAAAGTAGAGGAGAAGCTAAGAAATGGAGAATTGGATGGAGTAGTGGCCACACCTACTTTAGAGCTAGGAATAGACATAGGAACCATTGATGCAGTAATAATGGCAGAGAATCCACCAAGTTATACTAAATACGTTCAGAGAGCTGGGAGAGCAGGGAGAAGGAATAACGCTGGTTTAGTATTTACAATCTTAGGAGATGATCCTATAGATAGTTACTATCTTAGGCACCCAGAGGAGTTCTTTACCAGAAAAATACAAGCATTAACATTTGATCCTACAAACATAGAAGTAATTAAAATTCATGCTTTAGCATATTTGGCTGAAAAATATAGAGTAAAGTTGAATAATTTACCTCCTCTTTGGAAAAAAGCATATGAGATATTAGCTACCGAAAGCAGAGCTAAAATTGTAGGTAGTTATGTCTTAGCTACTCCAGAAACTAAAAAATATGTTGCCACAACCTCTCTTAGGAGTGTAGGCCCCATAGTAAGAATATATGAAGATAAGAAGAAAATCGGCGAAAGAGAACTGCCTGCGGCATTGCATGACCTATATCCAAATGCAGTATATTTGATTTCAAAGAAGACTTACATTATAGAGGAATTTGATATTGACAGATTAATAGCAAAGGTAAGAAAAGTTAATAGTGAGTTATCGTATTACACTAAACCCCTTTATTCAATGGATCTATTGGAGTTTAATAAAAAAGATGAGAGAGAAGTATACGGAGAAAAAGTGGAATATGGGGACATGAAATTAGTCATGAGAGTGGAAGGTTATGTAACTTATGATGTATATTCTAAAAGGGGGAAAAATGAGTACTTTTATGAAAACCCTATTTCATTTACATATAATACGAAGGGGCTTCTAATATACCACCCATTAATAGATGACTTCACTCTCATAGATCATATGGAGACCTACCATGCAACCGAGCACGTATTAATATCTGCAGCCAGAGTTGCCGCAGGAGCGTCGTTAACTGACTTGGGAGGAATAAGCTATCCTAGTGGACACGTTGTAATATACGACTCCTCCATAGGAGGAAGCGGAGTTTCTAAATTATTATTTGAAAGATTGGAGCAAGCTTACGAAGTTGCATTAGATATAGTTAAGAGTTGCAATTGTGAGGATGGTTGTCCTAATTGTGTATACAGTCCATATTGTGGTAATAATAATAAATATTTATCTAGGAAAAAATCGTTAAGATTAATAGACGGGTTAATAAAGGGTACAATAAAAGGAGTAAACAAGGATAGAGAGGGAAACCCAATTGCATAA